From the Chiroxiphia lanceolata isolate bChiLan1 chromosome 13, bChiLan1.pri, whole genome shotgun sequence genome, one window contains:
- the POP4 gene encoding ribonuclease P protein subunit p29 isoform X2 produces the protein MEEQLYRRLPPEDSGDLRIQPQGSEEAKVFVHALLKRSMPQMKDEAIQDMLTRKAVVLEHYPKKKTKQKRKKVKGFTAKQRRELRLFEIEPEQQRYAIFLPLHELWKQYIRDLCHGLKPDAQPYMIQSKLLKADLHGAIVTVTKSKCPSYVGITGIILQEFKHVFKIITKEDKLKVVPKLNNVFSLEIDGFISYIYGSKFLLRASERSAKKFKLKGTIDL, from the exons ATGGA agagcagctgtacCGCCGGCTGCCGCCCGAGGACTCCGGGGACCTGCGGATACAG CCTCAGGGCTCAGAAGAGGCCAAGGTGTTTGTACATGCCCTCCTGAAGCGTAGCATGCCCCAAATGAAGGATGAAGCCATCCAGGATATGTTAACTCGGAAAGCTGTAGTTCTTGAGCATTATCCCAAAAAAAAGACCaagcaaaagaggaagaaggtgaAAGGTTTTACTGCCAAGCAGAGGCGGGAGCTGCGCCTGTTTGAAATTGAACCTGAACAGCAAAG GTATGCCATCTTCCTACCACTCCATGAACTCTGGAAACAGTACATCAGAGACCTGTGCCACGGACTCAAACCAGACGC GCAACCCTATATGATTCAGAGCAAACTGCTAAAAGCTGATCTCCATGGAGCTATTGTTACAG tcACAAAATCAAAGTGCCCCTCTTATGTTGGGATAACAGGAATCATTCTACAGGAGTTTAAACATGTCTTCAAAATTATCACTAAAGAGGACAAATTAAAAG ttgtTCCCAAACTCAACAACGTATTTAGCTTGGAGATTGATGGATTCATTTCCTACATCTATGGAAGCAAGTTCCTGCTGAGAGCAAGTGAGCGATCTGCAAAAAAATTCAAGCTGAAAGGAACCATTGACCTATGA
- the POP4 gene encoding ribonuclease P protein subunit p29 isoform X3 — MPQMKDEAIQDMLTRKAVVLEHYPKKKTKQKRKKVKGFTAKQRRELRLFEIEPEQQRYAIFLPLHELWKQYIRDLCHGLKPDAQPYMIQSKLLKADLHGAIVTVTKSKCPSYVGITGIILQEFKHVFKIITKEDKLKVVPKLNNVFSLEIDGFISYIYGSKFLLRASERSAKKFKLKGTIDL; from the exons ATGCCCCAAATGAAGGATGAAGCCATCCAGGATATGTTAACTCGGAAAGCTGTAGTTCTTGAGCATTATCCCAAAAAAAAGACCaagcaaaagaggaagaaggtgaAAGGTTTTACTGCCAAGCAGAGGCGGGAGCTGCGCCTGTTTGAAATTGAACCTGAACAGCAAAG GTATGCCATCTTCCTACCACTCCATGAACTCTGGAAACAGTACATCAGAGACCTGTGCCACGGACTCAAACCAGACGC GCAACCCTATATGATTCAGAGCAAACTGCTAAAAGCTGATCTCCATGGAGCTATTGTTACAG tcACAAAATCAAAGTGCCCCTCTTATGTTGGGATAACAGGAATCATTCTACAGGAGTTTAAACATGTCTTCAAAATTATCACTAAAGAGGACAAATTAAAAG ttgtTCCCAAACTCAACAACGTATTTAGCTTGGAGATTGATGGATTCATTTCCTACATCTATGGAAGCAAGTTCCTGCTGAGAGCAAGTGAGCGATCTGCAAAAAAATTCAAGCTGAAAGGAACCATTGACCTATGA
- the POP4 gene encoding ribonuclease P protein subunit p29 isoform X1, which translates to MEEQLYRRLPPEDSGDLRIQPQGSEEAKVFVHALLKRSMPQMKDEAIQDMLTRKAVVLEHYPKKKTKQKRKKVKGFTAKQRRELRLFEIEPEQQRYAIFLPLHELWKQYIRDLCHGLKPDAQPYMIQSKLLKADLHGAIVTVTKSKCPSYVGITGIILQEFKHVFKIITKEDKLKVVPKLNNVFSLEIDGFISYIYGSKFLLRASERSAKKFKLKGTIDL; encoded by the exons ATGGAGG agcagctgtacCGCCGGCTGCCGCCCGAGGACTCCGGGGACCTGCGGATACAG CCTCAGGGCTCAGAAGAGGCCAAGGTGTTTGTACATGCCCTCCTGAAGCGTAGCATGCCCCAAATGAAGGATGAAGCCATCCAGGATATGTTAACTCGGAAAGCTGTAGTTCTTGAGCATTATCCCAAAAAAAAGACCaagcaaaagaggaagaaggtgaAAGGTTTTACTGCCAAGCAGAGGCGGGAGCTGCGCCTGTTTGAAATTGAACCTGAACAGCAAAG GTATGCCATCTTCCTACCACTCCATGAACTCTGGAAACAGTACATCAGAGACCTGTGCCACGGACTCAAACCAGACGC GCAACCCTATATGATTCAGAGCAAACTGCTAAAAGCTGATCTCCATGGAGCTATTGTTACAG tcACAAAATCAAAGTGCCCCTCTTATGTTGGGATAACAGGAATCATTCTACAGGAGTTTAAACATGTCTTCAAAATTATCACTAAAGAGGACAAATTAAAAG ttgtTCCCAAACTCAACAACGTATTTAGCTTGGAGATTGATGGATTCATTTCCTACATCTATGGAAGCAAGTTCCTGCTGAGAGCAAGTGAGCGATCTGCAAAAAAATTCAAGCTGAAAGGAACCATTGACCTATGA